One window of Gemmatimonas sp. genomic DNA carries:
- a CDS encoding Uma2 family endonuclease encodes MTSTVIQGIPRVMTPAALMTADELLAYPAPDKRVELVRGCLLVQEPPGGRHGEIEVRVVVALSSYLTRDRDARRVERTRGRLVCGDSGFWLSRDPDTVRAPDAAYISRERCDGALPLGYADFAPDLVVEVRSPSDRPGPLLAKIGDWIDAGTRVVWVIDPQARQVAIYREDGAQCLLEGEDVLRDDALLPGFELSMVELFAE; translated from the coding sequence GACCTCCACTGTGATTCAGGGGATACCGCGCGTGATGACACCTGCCGCGCTGATGACCGCCGACGAGCTGCTGGCGTATCCTGCACCGGACAAGCGCGTGGAACTCGTGCGCGGGTGCCTGCTCGTGCAGGAGCCGCCCGGAGGCCGTCATGGCGAAATCGAAGTGCGCGTGGTCGTCGCGCTGAGTTCATACCTCACGCGCGACCGGGACGCGCGGCGCGTTGAACGAACGCGGGGGCGCCTCGTGTGCGGCGATTCCGGCTTCTGGCTTTCGCGTGACCCCGACACCGTACGCGCCCCCGATGCGGCGTACATCTCCCGCGAACGTTGCGATGGCGCCCTCCCGCTCGGATACGCGGATTTCGCCCCAGACCTCGTCGTCGAGGTGCGATCGCCGTCCGACCGGCCGGGCCCATTGCTCGCGAAGATCGGTGACTGGATCGACGCCGGCACGCGCGTCGTCTGGGTCATCGATCCGCAGGCGCGCCAGGTCGCGATCTACCGCGAAGACGGCGCGCAGTGCCTGCTCGAGGGCGAGGACGTGCTCCGAGACGATGCACTGCTCCCGGGGTTCGAGCTCTCGATGGTTGAATTATTCGCGGAGTAG